A stretch of the Manis pentadactyla isolate mManPen7 chromosome 16, mManPen7.hap1, whole genome shotgun sequence genome encodes the following:
- the LOC118925623 gene encoding histone H2B type 1-A, giving the protein MPELVSKGTIISKKGFKKALMKTLKKEGKKRKKCRKESYSIYIYKVLKQVHPDTGISSKAMSIMNSFVTDIFERIAGEASRLTHYSKRSTITSREIQTAVRLLLPGELAKHAVSEGTKAVTKYTSSK; this is encoded by the coding sequence ATGCCAGAACTCGTATCAAAAGGCACCATCATTTCTAAAAAAGGCTTTAAGAAAGCTCTAATGAAAACTCtcaagaaagaagggaaaaagcgTAAGAAATGCCGGAAAGAGAGCTACTCAATTTACATCTACAAGGTGCTAAAACAAGTTCACCCTGACACTGGAATCTCTTCAAAGGCCATGAGTATCATGAATTCTTTCGTAACGGACATCTTCGAGCGCATCGCGGGCGAGGCATCGCGCTTGACGCATTACAGCAAGCGCTCGACCATCACCTCCAGGGAGATCCAGACGGCCGTGCGCCTGCTGCTGCCCGGGGAGCTGGCCAAGCACGCCGTGTCTGAGGGCACCAAGGCCGTCACCAAGTACACCAGCTCTAAGTAA